CGGCGAGCCCCGCCCCCTGCCCGGACATACCGACGAAATGTTCGGTGGAAATGTTTGCGGCGATCAGAGAAAGCCCGATAAGCGGCCAGTGCAATCCCCGGCTCGCGAGAAAATAATCTTCGCTGGTTTCTTCCTTGCGGCTCTTGTACATGCTGAAGCCGATCACCACCGCAAAAAAGGCCAAAAACAGGATAACATCCAGCAGACTGAGTTCCATACTATTCCTTTCGCATGTTGCGGCCGGGCGCTCTCAACTTTCAACAAACATAGAATGAACTTGCCGAATGGAACATACCAGCTCCGGCTCTACCGATCGATAAAGAAAAACTAATGTGAAAATTTGAAGTGACTTTTATTCCCATATCTTTCCCAACGCATGCGATCAAAATAAGCGCCCATTATGT
This region of Cytophagia bacterium CHB2 genomic DNA includes:
- a CDS encoding solute:sodium symporter family transporter, whose product is MELSLLDVILFLAFFAVVIGFSMYKSRKEETSEDYFLASRGLHWPLIGLSLIAANISTEHFVGMSGQGAGLA